The genomic window AAGAGGATATGCCAGTATCGTTTGCAATAAGTTACTTTGATCGTTATCGCTACCACCGCTTCCCTGTTTTAAATAAGAATAAGGAGCTAGTTGGGATGGTAACTACCCGTGATATCTCAAGTCACCTCCTTTGGGAGATAAATAGAGAAGTTGAAGCACTAGAGAGGATGAACCAATCTGTAACTAAAAAAGATGGCCTAGAGCGGGAAGTTCAATCTTTCTCCATTTTAAAGTTAGATTTTGAAAATGCAGGATTTGCCTCTACAGAAATTAAAAAGAGGCTAAAAAAGAACAATGTCCCCCCTAGGATTATCAGGCGTGCTGCTATTGCCTCTTATGAGTTGGAGATGAACATAGTGGTTCACTCCAATGGGGGCAAAATTGTAGCTGAGTATGGCCCTAATGAGGTAATCATTACAGGAACCGATGGAGGCCCTGGTATTGAAGATGTTGATAAAGCTTTAACGCAAGGATACAGCACAGCTATTGAGTGGATTCGCTCTTTGGGTTTTGGAGCTGGGATGGGATTACCCAACGTTAAAGCTGTTAGTGATGATTTTACAATCCATAGTAGTCCAAAAGGGACAATAGTCTCTTCTACTATTAAATTTTAATTGTGGCAGGTGAATATGGTTACGTTGAAAAGTTTAGTTGATACATACAACTACAAAGTTTTTACCTTAGAAGATGAAAATGCAACTTTTAAAGGTGGCTACACAGGAGATTTGTTAAGTGATGTTATGGGCAATGGGGAAGAAGATACAGTGTTTATCACCATCCAAGCTCACAAAAACAGTGTAGCTGTCGCCTCACTGTTGGGCATTAAAGCTATTTTACTTTGCAATGGAAGAGAAGCTGATAATGATATGATTGAGGCAGCTAAAAAAGAGAACATTGCTATTTTAGGAACTGATGAAGATCAGTTCACCTCAAGTTGGAAGATTGCCACTTTATTGGGATTAAAATAGACAATGCGCTATTGCATCGACTTACACAACCACTCTTGCCTCTCATCGTGTGCAAGCGACGATTTGTTGCCTGCTGTCTTAGCTATGGAGGCAGCTGATCAAGGAATCGACATCTTAGCTTTAACTGATCACAACACAGGTCGCAATTTAGGCTCTTTTAAAGAAGCGTGTGAAATAGTCGAAATTACCCCTATCTTTGGTATTGAGATTACCACTAACGAAGAGATTCACCTTTTAGCCCTTTTTGAAAATCTAGATGAGGCTCAAAAGTTCTCTTTGTACATTGAAGATCTTTTACCTAAAATACCCAATACCCCTAAACTCTTTGGTAATCAAATAATAAGTGATTTAACTGGTGAAAATAGTGAAGAGCTT from Bacteroidia bacterium includes these protein-coding regions:
- a CDS encoding CBS domain-containing protein, encoding EDMPVSFAISYFDRYRYHRFPVLNKNKELVGMVTTRDISSHLLWEINREVEALERMNQSVTKKDGLEREVQSFSILKLDFENAGFASTEIKKRLKKNNVPPRIIRRAAIASYELEMNIVVHSNGGKIVAEYGPNEVIITGTDGGPGIEDVDKALTQGYSTAIEWIRSLGFGAGMGLPNVKAVSDDFTIHSSPKGTIVSSTIKF
- a CDS encoding iron-sulfur binding hydrogenase produces the protein MVTLKSLVDTYNYKVFTLEDENATFKGGYTGDLLSDVMGNGEEDTVFITIQAHKNSVAVASLLGIKAILLCNGREADNDMIEAAKKENIAILGTDEDQFTSSWKIATLLGLK
- a CDS encoding PHP domain-containing protein codes for the protein MRYCIDLHNHSCLSSCASDDLLPAVLAMEAADQGIDILALTDHNTGRNLGSFKEACEIVEITPIFGIEITTNEEIHLLALFENLDEAQKFSLYIEDLLPKIPNTPKLFGNQIISDLTGENSEELTVMLSNACDISFDTLVEEILALGALAIPAHIDRPSNSVIGNLGFIPPLNYSAVESIAIPPIVNTDQWATIQGSDAHYIEHIGRRKCFIESDKEGFAALVDAFSTKSIEYLK